The following proteins are co-located in the Streptococcus downei MFe28 genome:
- a CDS encoding bifunctional 2',3'-cyclic-nucleotide 2'-phosphodiesterase/3'-nucleotidase — MSQYYFRKSALLLSLVRAGLLANKVKADEQVAQDYSQDPAQNQAVLSQDTEQQATSTEPATSDQQTPTSNPAPSSKQETCNQGPSTSSEQDSNQPNQPITQTKAPKTVAQAEPADTKPIKGEKVDLQILSTTDLHTNLVNYDYYQDKAAQNIGLAKTALLINQAEKENPNAVLVDNGDTIQGTPLGTYEALINSVKKGDQHPMYKAFTNLHYDAASLGNHEFNYGLDYLNQVISSADLPIVNANVLDAKTGQHYFNPYIIIPKTFTDTNGRQVRVNIGITGIVPPQIMNWDKANLEGKVKTIDALQAVEAIAPEMRSKGADLVIVMSHSGIGDNDYLQGEENVGYQIASAKGIDAVVTGHSHAEFPSGNGAGVYEKIPGVDGINGKINGIPVTMGGKYGDHLGVIQLNLLYQGGKWKVDQSHTEIRKVDENSNSADPNILKLAEQAHQGTISYVRQEVGQTTAPINSYFALVQDDPSIQIVNNAQIWYVKDQLTGTPEANLPLLSAAAPFKAGSRNDASAYTDIPAGPLAIKNVADLYLYDNVTALLKVTGKDLREWLEMSAGQFNQIDPNKPQAQDLINTDYRTYNFDVIDGINYKYDVTQPNKYDRDGNLVNPDAHRVQDLTYQGKPISDDQEFMVVTNNYRASGNFPGVRNASENRLLNLENHQVLINYITAVKTINPTADQNWGFTDAIKGLDIHFRTAERAKDLLCDRSSIQFVASDPSNKGFGDFKYIYSDQINQAQDLNPKSQEVKGQEVSSQASLSLEQRQAILQMVTENDQALQNQPTSSKNAQTTQSQLPKTASQSGWLLSLLGPLISTFAASLLPKSNTHKNQN; from the coding sequence ATCTCCCAATACTATTTCCGAAAGAGTGCCCTACTGCTATCTCTAGTCAGAGCTGGCTTGCTTGCCAACAAAGTCAAGGCTGATGAGCAAGTGGCCCAAGATTACAGTCAGGACCCTGCCCAAAACCAGGCCGTCTTAAGCCAAGACACTGAGCAGCAAGCCACTTCAACTGAGCCAGCTACTAGCGACCAGCAAACACCTACCAGCAATCCAGCCCCTAGTAGCAAGCAAGAGACCTGCAATCAAGGTCCAAGCACCTCATCTGAACAAGATTCAAACCAGCCAAACCAGCCTATCACTCAAACCAAGGCTCCAAAGACCGTCGCTCAAGCCGAGCCTGCTGACACTAAGCCGATTAAAGGGGAAAAGGTTGATCTGCAAATTCTATCAACTACTGACCTGCACACCAACCTGGTCAACTACGACTACTACCAGGACAAGGCTGCCCAAAATATCGGCCTGGCCAAAACCGCTCTCTTGATTAACCAGGCAGAAAAAGAGAATCCCAACGCTGTCCTCGTTGATAATGGGGACACTATCCAAGGGACCCCTCTCGGCACCTATGAAGCCCTGATAAATTCTGTCAAAAAAGGTGATCAGCACCCTATGTATAAGGCCTTCACAAACCTCCACTATGACGCTGCATCCCTAGGTAACCATGAATTTAACTATGGCCTAGACTATCTCAACCAGGTGATTAGCTCAGCAGATCTTCCTATTGTCAATGCCAATGTTCTTGATGCCAAGACAGGCCAACATTATTTTAATCCCTATATCATTATTCCCAAAACCTTTACCGATACCAACGGGCGGCAGGTAAGGGTCAATATCGGTATCACCGGTATCGTCCCTCCCCAAATCATGAACTGGGACAAGGCCAATCTGGAAGGAAAGGTCAAGACCATTGATGCCCTTCAGGCGGTTGAAGCTATCGCTCCGGAAATGCGTTCCAAGGGTGCTGACCTGGTTATTGTCATGTCCCACTCAGGCATCGGTGATAACGACTATCTTCAAGGTGAAGAAAATGTTGGCTACCAAATCGCCAGCGCCAAGGGCATTGATGCCGTTGTAACAGGCCACTCCCACGCCGAATTTCCTTCTGGAAATGGGGCAGGTGTTTATGAGAAAATCCCCGGGGTTGACGGCATTAACGGCAAAATCAATGGTATCCCCGTCACTATGGGTGGAAAATACGGTGACCACCTGGGTGTCATCCAACTTAACCTCCTCTACCAAGGCGGTAAGTGGAAGGTAGACCAAAGCCATACTGAAATCCGAAAGGTTGATGAGAACTCTAATTCAGCAGACCCCAACATCCTCAAACTCGCTGAGCAGGCCCACCAAGGAACCATTAGCTATGTTCGCCAAGAAGTGGGACAGACGACAGCTCCAATCAATAGCTATTTCGCCCTCGTCCAAGACGACCCTTCGATTCAAATCGTCAATAATGCCCAAATCTGGTATGTTAAAGATCAATTAACCGGAACTCCTGAGGCTAACCTGCCCCTACTGTCAGCTGCCGCACCTTTTAAGGCTGGGTCTCGTAATGACGCTTCTGCCTACACCGATATTCCTGCAGGTCCTCTAGCCATTAAGAATGTTGCTGACCTCTATCTCTACGATAACGTCACAGCCCTTCTTAAAGTGACCGGTAAGGATTTGCGAGAATGGCTGGAAATGTCCGCTGGTCAATTTAATCAGATTGACCCTAACAAGCCCCAAGCTCAAGACCTAATTAACACCGACTACCGCACCTACAATTTCGATGTCATTGACGGCATCAACTACAAATACGATGTCACCCAGCCCAATAAATACGACCGTGATGGCAATTTGGTCAATCCTGACGCCCACCGCGTCCAAGACCTAACCTACCAAGGAAAACCGATTAGCGATGACCAAGAATTTATGGTGGTCACCAATAATTATAGGGCCAGTGGCAACTTCCCAGGTGTCAGAAATGCTAGCGAAAATCGCCTGCTCAATTTGGAAAATCACCAAGTCCTTATCAACTATATTACAGCTGTCAAGACCATCAACCCTACCGCTGACCAGAATTGGGGCTTTACGGATGCTATCAAAGGGCTCGATATCCACTTCCGCACGGCCGAACGGGCTAAAGACCTTCTGTGCGACCGCTCAAGTATTCAGTTCGTTGCCAGCGACCCTAGCAACAAGGGCTTTGGTGACTTCAAATACATTTACAGCGACCAAATCAATCAGGCCCAGGATCTTAACCCTAAGAGCCAAGAAGTCAAAGGGCAAGAGGTCTCCAGCCAGGCTAGCCTATCTCTTGAACAAAGGCAAGCCATCCTACAAATGGTGACCGAGAATGATCAGGCTCTCCAAAATCAACCAACCAGCTCAAAGAACGCTCAGACCACTCAAAGTCAATTACCCAAGACAGCCAGTCAATCAGGTTGGCTCTTGAGCCTTCTCGGCCCCCTCATCAGCACTTTTGCTGCCAGTCTTCTACCTAAATCTAATACTCATAAAAATCAAAATTAG
- the rnpA gene encoding ribonuclease P protein component → MKKTYRVKRNQDFQVIFGQGKSVANRKFVVYSLEKSQKHFRVGLSVSKKLGNAVVRNRIKRKLRHVLMELAPFLTTHDFVVIARKGVEELNYQEVKQNLRHVLSLAGLYEK, encoded by the coding sequence TTGAAAAAGACCTATCGCGTAAAGCGGAATCAAGATTTTCAAGTTATTTTTGGCCAGGGTAAAAGTGTTGCCAACCGAAAATTTGTTGTTTACAGTTTGGAAAAGTCGCAAAAACATTTCCGTGTCGGTCTATCCGTCAGTAAAAAACTGGGAAATGCGGTAGTCCGCAATCGGATTAAGCGCAAACTGCGTCATGTCTTAATGGAGTTGGCTCCTTTTCTGACCACGCATGACTTCGTTGTCATTGCTAGAAAGGGTGTCGAAGAGCTCAACTACCAGGAGGTTAAGCAGAATCTGCGTCACGTACTCAGTTTGGCTGGCCTCTACGAGAAATAA
- a CDS encoding YidC/Oxa1 family membrane protein insertase: MKKKIRLSSLALGALVLLSACGRGPVTSSSTGWDQLVYGFGRAIQWLSFGGSVGIGIILITLIVRLALVPLYNRQMKSSREMQELQPELKRIQKEYADDRNLQYAKTQELYKENGVNQWAAFLPILIQLPVMMALYQALIRVPALSQGNFLIWNLGKNDGTFILPILAAFFTFLSMWLSNKATKEKNAFMTATSIIMPLFIFWIGTRFTSGIALYWAIGNAFQVAQVLIFHNPFKIIAERERKEALEKERAAKIRKAKKKAHKKRK; this comes from the coding sequence GTGAAGAAAAAAATTAGATTAAGTTCCCTAGCTCTAGGGGCTTTGGTTCTCTTATCTGCCTGTGGCCGTGGCCCTGTGACTAGCTCATCAACAGGTTGGGATCAGTTGGTTTATGGCTTTGGTCGTGCCATTCAATGGCTTTCCTTTGGTGGCTCAGTCGGGATTGGGATTATTCTCATTACCCTGATTGTTCGACTGGCTTTGGTGCCACTTTATAACCGACAAATGAAGTCCAGCCGAGAAATGCAAGAGTTGCAGCCTGAGCTCAAGCGCATTCAGAAAGAGTATGCGGATGACCGCAATCTCCAGTATGCTAAAACACAGGAGCTCTATAAGGAAAATGGTGTTAACCAGTGGGCAGCCTTTTTGCCCATCCTGATTCAATTGCCGGTCATGATGGCCCTCTATCAAGCCTTGATTCGGGTTCCAGCCCTCAGCCAGGGAAACTTTTTGATTTGGAATCTAGGCAAAAATGATGGCACCTTTATCCTGCCAATTTTAGCAGCCTTCTTTACTTTCTTGTCCATGTGGCTTAGCAATAAGGCAACCAAGGAAAAGAACGCCTTTATGACAGCGACTAGCATCATTATGCCCCTCTTTATCTTCTGGATTGGGACCCGCTTTACGAGTGGTATTGCCCTTTACTGGGCGATTGGGAATGCCTTCCAGGTCGCCCAAGTCCTGATTTTCCACAATCCTTTTAAGATTATTGCTGAACGCGAACGCAAGGAGGCCTTGGAAAAGGAAAGGGCGGCCAAGATTCGTAAGGCTAAGAAAAAGGCTCATAAGAAACGTAAGTAA